The following proteins are co-located in the Burkholderiaceae bacterium DAT-1 genome:
- a CDS encoding CHASE domain-containing protein: MPLLLPVVVLLFALLAVSFTMRELKQRHHDNLKQHFETDTKRISGKLAWRMVSYTQILRSAAGLMAASDQVHRGDWRQYYQQLQLESVYPGIQGLGYAAIIPKDRIQEVEARAHQEGLPDFRVRPDTPRQIYTSIIYLEPLDARNLRAVGFDMYSEPVRHAAMQRAASTGQIAISGKVKLVQETDKNIQAGVLAYVPVYRHGAILSDAPRREAALLGWVYSPYRMNDLIDNILREDLQDIRLRIYDEGTIGADTLLFDSLRNVNEPEIKPDFIKHIQLDIGGRRWTLLYTALPSFAATSRFEPPWVETGVMGLICLMLFVITWLLVNTRQRAEKIVQERSEALDIETRKNQLFMRSATDGIHIINKHGVILECSDSFCAMLGYSQTGMRELNVRDWDVMFPEHEIEGAIKALLDSGAVTTFETRHRRKDGSIMDVEIKSHPFELDGERVLFNSARNITERKQAEAQLLTSEARFRDFSTASSDWFWELDSQLRFSYFSDNAETSLGLMPGQLIGQFHEALVGPAIAAHAEHWEQHREDLQQHRPFRHFEYQIMIEERPRWFSVSGVPRFDDQGMFLGYRGTATDITERKETEFRLQEAMQAAQAATVAKSRFLATMSHEIRTPMNGVLGMAQLLMHSDISPEDRALYAETIVHSGQALMSLLNDILDLSKVESGKLELELIPFDPAQILEETHTLFRDSARQKGLALNSDKRTHNLLYMGDPMRIRQMLTNLVGNAIKFTASGEVHIGFSEQLLDASHAVLTFSVKDSGIGISQDRLAQLFQPFTQADNSTTRRFGGTGLGLSIVKHLAALMGGEVGVESTAGEGSQFWFKLPVLLAADQSAVVHGGEASLNDPAQHLIPRLKGHVLVTDDNSINRTVIGSMLVRLGLTVSQAVDGQDCIDKLNQGRQPDLILMDVQMPVLDGYSATERIRAREASAHLTPIPIIALTADAYADDRQHCMDVGMDDFLPKPINFTQLGIKLANWLPGEGADSEPAMPAHPTVNPLTADGDFYPDEVISRTGGDVDLAARIIQETIAYLPQLLETLEAASDPEDIRRHLHTMRGLTAQMGANTLQSHIEVLEKQARQGNLPHASALESLKMQLQQLDLTVRAWMTHHSSPD, from the coding sequence TTGCCGCTACTGCTGCCGGTAGTGGTCTTGCTATTTGCGCTTCTGGCTGTTTCGTTCACGATGCGTGAGCTCAAGCAGCGTCACCACGACAATCTCAAGCAGCACTTTGAAACGGATACAAAACGTATTTCCGGAAAACTTGCGTGGCGCATGGTGAGCTATACACAGATTTTGCGGAGTGCTGCGGGCTTGATGGCTGCTTCTGATCAGGTGCACCGGGGTGACTGGCGTCAGTACTACCAGCAGTTGCAGCTTGAATCGGTCTATCCCGGCATTCAGGGGCTTGGCTACGCGGCAATCATTCCTAAGGATCGCATTCAAGAAGTTGAAGCACGAGCCCATCAGGAAGGCCTGCCTGATTTCAGGGTGCGTCCGGATACGCCCAGGCAAATCTACACCTCGATCATCTATCTTGAACCGCTGGATGCGCGCAATCTCAGGGCTGTCGGGTTCGATATGTATTCGGAACCTGTCCGTCACGCCGCCATGCAGCGCGCCGCAAGTACTGGACAGATTGCAATCAGTGGCAAAGTCAAATTAGTTCAAGAAACAGACAAAAATATTCAGGCAGGGGTACTCGCGTATGTACCCGTCTATCGGCATGGTGCCATTCTCTCCGATGCACCGCGAAGGGAGGCGGCATTGCTTGGCTGGGTGTACAGCCCGTATCGCATGAACGATCTGATCGACAATATCCTCAGGGAGGATTTGCAGGACATCCGGCTACGGATTTATGACGAAGGCACGATCGGCGCAGACACGCTGCTCTTCGATAGCCTGCGCAACGTAAATGAACCAGAGATCAAACCTGACTTCATTAAACACATCCAGCTCGATATTGGCGGGCGTCGCTGGACACTGCTCTACACTGCCCTGCCCTCATTTGCTGCCACCTCACGCTTCGAACCGCCCTGGGTTGAAACCGGCGTCATGGGTCTGATCTGCCTGATGCTGTTCGTCATCACGTGGTTGCTAGTCAATACGCGTCAGCGTGCTGAGAAAATCGTACAGGAACGAAGTGAGGCACTGGACATTGAAACGCGCAAAAACCAGCTCTTCATGCGCAGCGCAACCGATGGCATACATATCATCAACAAGCACGGCGTCATACTGGAATGCAGCGATTCCTTCTGCGCCATGCTGGGCTATAGCCAGACGGGCATGCGTGAGTTAAATGTGCGCGACTGGGATGTCATGTTTCCCGAGCATGAAATTGAGGGGGCAATCAAAGCGCTGCTCGACTCCGGCGCGGTTACCACCTTTGAAACGCGGCATCGGCGCAAAGACGGCTCGATTATGGATGTGGAGATCAAGAGCCACCCCTTCGAGCTGGATGGCGAACGTGTTCTGTTTAATTCCGCCCGTAATATTACCGAGCGCAAGCAGGCAGAAGCACAGCTACTGACCAGTGAAGCGCGTTTCCGTGACTTTTCTACCGCTTCGTCGGACTGGTTCTGGGAGCTGGATAGTCAATTGCGATTCAGCTATTTCTCGGACAATGCAGAAACCAGTCTGGGTCTCATGCCGGGGCAGCTCATCGGGCAGTTTCACGAGGCGCTAGTCGGGCCGGCTATTGCAGCCCATGCCGAGCATTGGGAGCAGCACCGGGAAGACTTGCAACAGCACCGGCCATTCCGGCATTTTGAATATCAGATCATGATAGAAGAGCGGCCGCGCTGGTTTAGTGTCAGTGGCGTACCACGCTTCGATGATCAGGGAATGTTTCTGGGATATCGCGGCACTGCTACCGATATTACCGAGCGCAAGGAAACCGAATTCCGCTTGCAGGAAGCCATGCAGGCAGCTCAGGCTGCAACTGTTGCCAAGAGCCGTTTTCTGGCCACCATGAGCCACGAAATCCGTACCCCCATGAATGGCGTGCTCGGCATGGCGCAATTGTTGATGCATTCAGATATCTCCCCGGAAGACCGCGCGTTATACGCAGAAACCATTGTTCATTCCGGGCAGGCACTGATGTCACTGCTGAACGACATTCTTGATTTGTCCAAGGTCGAATCCGGCAAGCTGGAGCTGGAACTGATCCCATTTGACCCCGCCCAAATACTAGAGGAAACACACACCTTGTTCCGTGACAGCGCTCGTCAAAAGGGGCTGGCATTGAATAGCGACAAACGTACACACAACCTGCTCTACATGGGCGATCCCATGCGGATCAGGCAGATGCTCACCAATCTAGTGGGGAATGCCATCAAGTTTACGGCCTCAGGCGAGGTACACATCGGTTTCAGCGAACAGCTGCTTGATGCTTCGCATGCCGTCCTGACGTTTTCGGTGAAAGATTCGGGCATCGGCATCAGTCAGGATCGCCTAGCGCAACTCTTCCAGCCATTTACCCAAGCAGATAACTCCACAACACGCCGTTTTGGTGGCACTGGTCTGGGGCTATCCATTGTCAAGCACTTGGCCGCCCTCATGGGGGGTGAGGTTGGCGTGGAGAGCACAGCCGGCGAAGGCTCGCAATTCTGGTTCAAGCTGCCTGTTCTACTCGCAGCCGATCAGTCCGCCGTTGTTCATGGCGGTGAAGCCAGCTTGAATGACCCTGCACAGCACCTGATCCCGCGCTTAAAGGGGCATGTGCTCGTCACCGACGATAACTCGATCAACCGGACAGTCATTGGCAGCATGCTGGTACGTCTAGGGTTGACCGTGAGTCAGGCAGTCGACGGGCAGGACTGCATCGATAAGCTCAATCAGGGGCGCCAGCCTGATCTGATTTTGATGGATGTTCAAATGCCTGTACTGGATGGGTACAGTGCAACGGAACGCATTCGCGCACGGGAAGCTAGCGCACATCTGACGCCTATCCCCATTATCGCACTTACCGCCGACGCCTATGCAGATGATCGGCAACACTGCATGGATGTGGGAATGGATGATTTCCTCCCCAAACCGATCAATTTCACGCAATTAGGCATCAAACTGGCAAATTGGCTGCCCGGAGAAGGTGCTGACAGTGAGCCAGCCATGCCTGCGCACCCAACGGTCAATCCACTGACGGCTGATGGCGATTTTTATCCGGACGAGGTGATCAGTCGAACAGGCGGAGATGTCGATTTAGCAGCACGCATTATTCAGGAAACCATTGCGTATCTGCCACAACTCCTCGAAACACTTGAGGCCGCAAGCGATCCGGAAGATATCCGGCGCCATTTACACACCATGCGCGGATTGACCGCGCAGATGGGTGCAAATACATTGCAATCACACATTGAAGTACTGGAAAAGCAGGCTCGTCAGGGCAATTTACCTCATGCGAGCGCACTCGAGTCGCTGAAAATGCAACTACAGCAACTCGATCTAACCGTTCGCGCGTGGATGACGCATCATTCGTCGCCGGACTGA
- a CDS encoding penicillin-binding protein activator, with protein MLVRTVLTQFGRIGAVALLYCGMATVASTEEIAQASAPHIAVILPLDAKGLEGPVNAVWAGIQAAESKLGDERTPKVRLYVTGEQAEDSVKAYAKAIEAGAVGMIGPLTRQGVNAIATRTKPEVPVLALNSVEGKPNSHLFSLSLAIEDEARQTARLMYEAGVNRPMVVEGEGPLAKRMREAFAAEWHALAKSAPQIGMLGSTRESYAKLRDALLKQTADAAFLATTDLQARMIRPYLGQSAKVYATSQVWNGKFALAGANLDLAGVRFVDMPWLLDPWHPDNTVFPRAEPALPASLDRLYALGIDAYRLVLLLMVSNPDAAIEMQGVTGTLKLMPDHRFVRDLVAGEIGVGPATAPPEPAGKATDAAEAVSPATLPPTGVQVK; from the coding sequence ATGCTCGTTCGTACGGTGTTAACACAATTTGGCCGGATTGGCGCAGTTGCGCTACTTTACTGCGGCATGGCAACAGTTGCCAGCACAGAAGAGATAGCGCAAGCGTCCGCTCCACATATCGCAGTCATTCTGCCTTTGGATGCCAAGGGGCTGGAAGGACCTGTCAATGCGGTCTGGGCAGGTATTCAGGCGGCAGAGAGCAAGCTCGGTGACGAGCGGACGCCCAAGGTGCGTCTGTATGTCACGGGTGAGCAGGCCGAAGATTCAGTCAAGGCCTATGCAAAGGCGATCGAGGCCGGTGCTGTAGGCATGATTGGCCCACTGACGCGTCAGGGCGTCAACGCCATTGCTACCCGTACCAAGCCTGAAGTGCCTGTCCTCGCACTCAATAGCGTCGAGGGTAAACCCAATTCGCATCTGTTCTCTCTCTCGCTTGCCATTGAGGATGAAGCGCGCCAGACCGCTCGCTTGATGTATGAGGCAGGTGTCAATCGTCCGATGGTGGTGGAAGGCGAGGGACCGCTAGCCAAACGCATGCGTGAAGCATTTGCAGCGGAATGGCATGCACTGGCGAAATCCGCTCCGCAAATTGGTATGTTGGGCAGTACGCGTGAATCCTACGCCAAATTACGCGACGCGCTCCTTAAGCAAACAGCTGATGCAGCCTTCCTTGCCACGACTGATTTGCAGGCCCGCATGATCCGGCCTTACCTCGGTCAGTCGGCCAAGGTGTATGCCACGTCGCAAGTCTGGAATGGCAAGTTTGCACTGGCAGGCGCCAATCTCGACCTGGCGGGTGTTCGGTTTGTCGATATGCCCTGGTTACTCGACCCCTGGCATCCGGACAATACGGTGTTCCCCCGCGCGGAGCCCGCTCTGCCTGCCTCGCTTGATCGCCTGTATGCGCTTGGTATAGATGCCTACCGCCTGGTTTTATTACTCATGGTGTCGAATCCAGATGCGGCCATTGAAATGCAAGGTGTCACCGGCACATTGAAGTTAATGCCGGATCACCGATTTGTGCGTGATCTTGTAGCTGGCGAAATTGGTGTCGGGCCTGCTACCGCGCCGCCCGAACCTGCAGGCAAAGCGACTGATGCCGCCGAGGCAGTCTCTCCCGCGACACTGCCACCCACTGGTGTACAGGTAAAATGA
- the rsmI gene encoding 16S rRNA (cytidine(1402)-2'-O)-methyltransferase translates to MEHYQIDRPALYVVATPIGNLDDMTVRATAVLRGVDLVAAEDTRVTGQLLRHIGSGVRTISLREHNEREAAQFVISKLAEGLAVAQVSDAGTPAVSDPGARLVEAVHAAGYRVIPIPGPSAVLTVLAAGGMQSPRFYFHGFPEAKRVARRKEFEGLSQLPHTVAFFEAPHRIAESLEDMAAVFGEERMAVVGRELTKTFETIKRAPLGELVGWVAADSNQQRGELVVLIEAAPLREEDISTHDRILLPLLDALPLKQAVRLVADITGGNKNALYERALSLRKEQDQSGDE, encoded by the coding sequence ATGGAACATTACCAGATAGACCGACCCGCATTATATGTTGTGGCCACCCCCATCGGAAACCTCGATGATATGACAGTGCGCGCAACGGCTGTTTTGCGAGGCGTGGATCTGGTTGCGGCGGAAGATACCCGCGTCACCGGACAACTTTTGCGCCATATTGGCTCGGGTGTGCGAACCATTAGTCTGCGCGAGCATAACGAGCGTGAAGCGGCACAGTTTGTCATCAGTAAGCTGGCGGAAGGGCTGGCGGTTGCGCAGGTGTCAGACGCCGGTACGCCTGCTGTATCCGATCCGGGCGCGAGGCTGGTTGAGGCCGTGCATGCAGCTGGGTACCGTGTCATTCCGATTCCGGGGCCGTCAGCCGTGCTGACTGTGCTGGCTGCAGGTGGCATGCAATCACCCCGGTTTTATTTTCATGGCTTTCCGGAGGCCAAGCGGGTTGCGAGGCGTAAAGAGTTTGAAGGTCTGAGCCAATTGCCACACACGGTGGCATTTTTCGAGGCGCCGCATCGGATTGCCGAATCGCTTGAAGATATGGCTGCTGTATTTGGCGAGGAGCGGATGGCCGTGGTTGGACGCGAGCTCACCAAGACCTTCGAAACCATCAAGCGCGCCCCACTTGGCGAACTGGTGGGCTGGGTAGCAGCAGACAGCAATCAGCAGCGCGGCGAGTTAGTGGTGCTGATCGAAGCGGCTCCGCTACGCGAAGAAGATATCAGTACGCACGACAGAATTCTTCTGCCGTTGCTGGACGCATTGCCGCTCAAGCAGGCTGTCCGGCTGGTGGCAGATATCACGGGCGGTAACAAGAATGCCCTGTACGAGCGTGCACTCAGTCTGCGCAAGGAGCAGGATCAGTCCGGCGACGAATGA
- a CDS encoding phosphoheptose isomerase: protein MDLVQRITEQFIESIEVKHTMAELLPAQIATAAELMVSTLMSDHKILICGNAGSAANAQHFASEMVGRFEKERPGLAAIALTTDSAMLTAIASEYDFDLIFSKQIRALGQPGDILLLVTSSGRPANLIEAIHAAHERHITVIALTGRDGGEVAELLKGDDILLNVPTDRGPRIQETHLLILHALCDAIDFYLLDGE from the coding sequence ATGGATCTGGTACAACGCATCACCGAGCAGTTTATCGAGAGCATCGAGGTCAAGCACACCATGGCCGAACTGCTACCTGCGCAAATTGCTACTGCAGCGGAACTGATGGTCTCAACCTTGATGAGCGATCATAAAATCCTGATCTGTGGCAATGCGGGTTCGGCGGCCAATGCGCAGCATTTTGCCTCGGAAATGGTGGGGCGCTTCGAGAAGGAGCGTCCGGGTCTTGCGGCCATCGCACTAACGACCGACAGTGCCATGCTGACTGCGATTGCCAGCGAATATGATTTCGATCTGATTTTTTCCAAGCAGATTCGTGCATTGGGGCAACCCGGTGATATCTTGCTGCTGGTCACCAGCAGTGGCCGCCCCGCCAATCTGATCGAAGCCATTCATGCAGCGCACGAACGTCACATTACCGTCATTGCGCTCACGGGCAGAGATGGCGGCGAAGTTGCCGAACTGCTGAAAGGCGACGATATCCTCCTGAATGTGCCAACGGACAGAGGGCCGCGTATTCAGGAAACTCACTTATTGATCTTGCATGCGCTTTGCGATGCAATCGACTTCTATCTGTTAGACGGAGAATAA
- a CDS encoding YraN family protein, translating to MNTLGQDAEAQAAEFLLARGIRLIARNWQCKLGELDLIGWDGKTLVFFEVRQRKSSRFGGAAASITLSKQKKLWRCAQVYLQTMPVTPPCRFDAVLFDGNQAPEWLQHILEFA from the coding sequence ATGAACACGCTGGGACAAGATGCGGAAGCGCAAGCTGCTGAATTTCTGCTTGCTCGTGGCATCAGGCTCATTGCGCGTAATTGGCAATGTAAACTGGGCGAACTGGATCTAATTGGCTGGGATGGCAAGACGCTGGTGTTTTTTGAAGTGCGCCAGCGTAAGTCATCCCGCTTTGGCGGCGCTGCGGCCAGTATTACATTAAGCAAGCAAAAGAAACTCTGGCGCTGTGCGCAGGTCTATCTGCAAACAATGCCGGTAACCCCTCCCTGCCGATTTGATGCTGTGCTGTTCGATGGCAATCAAGCGCCGGAATGGCTTCAGCACATCTTAGAATTTGCCTGA
- the mutS gene encoding DNA mismatch repair protein MutS, producing the protein MMQQYIRLKQDHLDKLVFYRMGDFYELFFEDAVRAARLLDITLTSRGQTAGIPIKMAGIPFHAAEGYLSKLVKLGEAVAICEQVGDVATSKGPVERKVVRVVTPGTLTDAAFLDDKRENRILAVNVVRGKLGLAWLSLSSGDFRVMETQPETLASELERLRPAEVLMPDDLTSELAIGSGYMIRKVAAWQFDQESGLRNLSKQFQTQDLAGFGLNGAGVAVGCAGALLEYARQTQCAALPHLTGLISEHAGQYLSLDAATRRNLELTETIRGEASPTLFSVLDNCATSMGSRALQHWLHHPLRDQRQIIERRDAIRDLIETGADDRLHGMLRNVHDIERISARIALRSARPRDLAALRESLRVLPDCLSALPDNALMGQLAQDIQPDATILALLEQSIADEPAVLVRDGGVIKTGFHAELDELRDIQSNCGEFLLALEVRERERTGISNLKVEYNRVHGFYIEVTHANVDKIPEDYRRRQTLKNAERYITPELKTFEDKALSAQDRALALEKALYEQVLESLATHVPVLQRCAHAVAAMDVLSNLAERARTLDWCAPAFAEGEVIQIEAGRHPVVEQQLRDAGGDGFIANDLRLGVDRKLLLITGPNMGGKSTYMRQTALIVLLAQCGSYVPATRCVIGKVDRIFTRIGASDDLAGGRSTFMVEMTETANILNNAGEHALVLMDEVGRGTSTFDGLALAWAIARALIEKNRAYTLFATHYFELTRLAMDYRQVANVHLNAVEHRDRIVFLHNVSDGPASQSYGLQVAQLAGVPKETIRQAKRYLVSLENNEVAQNLQGDLFATPSVEPENNTDPLRDALSSVDVDNLTPRAALELIYSLKAQL; encoded by the coding sequence ATGATGCAGCAATACATCCGGCTCAAACAGGACCACCTCGACAAGCTGGTGTTTTACCGGATGGGTGATTTCTACGAGCTGTTTTTCGAGGATGCCGTGCGTGCTGCGCGCTTGCTCGATATCACGCTGACTTCGCGCGGGCAAACGGCGGGCATCCCGATCAAAATGGCCGGCATTCCATTTCATGCGGCCGAGGGCTACCTCTCCAAACTGGTGAAACTGGGCGAAGCGGTGGCCATTTGTGAGCAGGTGGGGGATGTAGCCACCAGCAAAGGTCCGGTTGAGCGCAAGGTTGTACGGGTTGTCACACCCGGTACGCTGACCGATGCGGCATTTCTCGATGATAAACGCGAAAATCGCATCCTGGCGGTCAATGTTGTGCGCGGTAAACTGGGGCTGGCCTGGCTGTCGCTGTCATCGGGTGACTTCCGGGTGATGGAAACCCAGCCCGAAACGCTGGCGAGCGAGCTGGAACGATTGCGCCCAGCTGAAGTACTGATGCCGGATGATCTGACCAGCGAACTGGCGATTGGATCGGGCTATATGATCCGCAAGGTGGCCGCCTGGCAGTTTGATCAGGAGTCGGGCTTGCGCAATCTGAGCAAGCAATTCCAGACACAGGATCTCGCTGGTTTTGGTTTGAATGGCGCGGGTGTGGCAGTTGGCTGTGCTGGTGCGTTACTAGAATATGCGCGCCAGACTCAGTGCGCAGCCCTGCCGCATCTGACCGGGTTGATCTCCGAGCATGCAGGTCAATATCTGTCGCTGGATGCGGCCACGCGCCGCAACTTGGAGCTGACTGAAACCATTCGTGGCGAGGCATCGCCCACCTTGTTCTCGGTGCTGGATAACTGTGCGACCAGCATGGGCAGTCGAGCCCTACAGCACTGGTTGCACCATCCCTTGCGCGATCAGCGACAGATCATCGAGCGGCGTGATGCCATCCGTGATCTGATTGAGACTGGCGCAGATGATCGTTTGCACGGCATGTTGCGAAATGTGCATGATATCGAGCGGATCAGTGCGCGGATCGCATTGCGTTCTGCACGCCCACGCGATCTCGCGGCGTTACGCGAAAGTTTACGCGTCTTGCCTGACTGCCTCAGCGCCCTGCCTGACAATGCGCTTATGGGGCAATTGGCTCAGGATATCCAGCCTGATGCCACGATTCTGGCGCTCCTGGAGCAGTCTATCGCCGATGAACCGGCGGTACTGGTACGCGATGGCGGAGTCATTAAAACGGGCTTTCATGCCGAGTTAGATGAATTACGCGACATCCAAAGCAATTGTGGCGAGTTCTTGCTGGCGCTGGAGGTGCGTGAGCGCGAGAGAACGGGCATCAGCAATCTAAAAGTCGAATACAACCGGGTACACGGTTTCTACATCGAAGTCACCCATGCCAATGTCGACAAGATTCCCGAAGACTACCGACGCCGGCAGACGCTAAAAAACGCCGAACGCTATATCACACCGGAACTCAAGACCTTCGAGGACAAGGCACTGTCTGCGCAGGATCGGGCGCTTGCGCTGGAAAAGGCTTTGTACGAGCAGGTGCTGGAGTCGCTGGCAACTCATGTGCCCGTTTTGCAGCGCTGCGCCCACGCAGTTGCAGCAATGGATGTGCTCAGTAACCTGGCCGAGCGCGCGCGTACACTGGACTGGTGCGCACCTGCGTTTGCAGAGGGAGAAGTTATCCAGATTGAGGCTGGTCGCCACCCGGTTGTCGAACAGCAATTGCGCGACGCGGGCGGAGATGGTTTCATCGCAAATGACCTGCGTCTGGGCGTGGATCGCAAGCTATTGCTGATTACTGGCCCCAATATGGGCGGTAAATCGACCTATATGCGTCAGACAGCCCTGATTGTGCTGCTGGCGCAGTGCGGCAGCTATGTGCCCGCTACGCGCTGTGTCATCGGCAAGGTCGATCGCATCTTTACGCGAATCGGCGCAAGCGATGATCTGGCAGGTGGTCGTTCTACCTTTATGGTCGAAATGACGGAAACTGCGAATATTCTCAACAACGCGGGTGAGCATGCGCTGGTATTAATGGACGAAGTCGGGCGAGGTACCTCGACCTTTGACGGACTGGCGCTGGCATGGGCGATTGCGCGGGCGCTGATTGAAAAGAATCGCGCATATACCCTATTTGCAACGCACTATTTCGAGTTGACGCGTCTGGCAATGGATTACCGGCAGGTTGCCAATGTGCATTTGAATGCGGTGGAGCATCGTGATCGCATCGTCTTTTTACACAATGTTTCTGACGGACCGGCGAGCCAGAGTTATGGTTTGCAGGTTGCGCAATTGGCAGGTGTGCCTAAAGAGACGATTCGTCAAGCAAAACGCTATCTGGTGTCGTTGGAAAACAACGAGGTTGCACAAAATCTACAAGGTGATTTGTTTGCAACGCCGTCTGTCGAACCTGAAAACAACACTGATCCATTGCGGGACGCCCTTTCCAGCGTGGATGTAGACAATTTGACACCACGTGCAGCACTTGAGCTGATTTATTCCTTGAAGGCGCAACTTTGA
- a CDS encoding NAD(P)/FAD-dependent oxidoreductase, whose translation MLRLNELALPLEHPPEDLPRAIVERLKIKPEDLLSFTVFKRSHDARRGKPLMLIYSIDFEVRNEAAFKKRVASDSKIVPTPDMSYHFVGQAPANLTTRPIVIGFGPCGIFAALLLAQMGFKPIVLERGKAVRERTQDTWGLWRKKTLNPESNVQFGEGGAGTFSDGKLYSQIKDPRYLGRKVIAEFIKAGAPEEIQYISKPHIGTFRLVGMVERMREEIQSLGGEIRFQCKVTDFLREGDAIKGVVLENGETLYSDHVVLALGHSARDTFATLHERGVYMEAKPFAVGFRIEHPQSMIDRARFGKHAGNELLGAADYKLVHHAANGRAVYSFCMCPGGTVVAAASEPGRVVTNGMSQYSRNERNANSGLVVNVTPEDFGYEGVLAGVEFQRRLEEHAFELGGGTYEAPGQLVGDFLAGRPSTKLGSVEPSYKPGIKLGDLSTALPAFAIEAMREALPAFGKQIHGYDMNDAILTGVETRTSSPVRITRGDDFQSLNTKGLFPAGEGAGYAGGILSAGVDGIKVAEAVAKSMLGIQ comes from the coding sequence ATGCTGCGTCTGAACGAACTTGCCTTGCCATTGGAACACCCGCCGGAAGATCTGCCGCGCGCCATTGTCGAACGCTTGAAGATCAAGCCAGAAGATCTGCTTTCCTTCACGGTATTCAAGCGCAGTCATGATGCTCGCCGAGGCAAGCCATTGATGCTGATCTATTCGATTGATTTTGAAGTGCGCAATGAGGCCGCCTTCAAAAAGCGCGTGGCGAGTGACAGCAAGATCGTCCCGACGCCAGATATGAGTTATCACTTTGTCGGGCAGGCGCCCGCCAACCTGACGACCCGCCCGATCGTGATTGGTTTTGGCCCGTGCGGCATTTTTGCAGCCTTGTTGCTGGCTCAGATGGGCTTCAAGCCCATTGTGCTGGAGCGCGGCAAGGCTGTACGCGAGCGGACACAGGATACCTGGGGACTATGGCGTAAAAAGACCCTGAATCCCGAATCCAATGTGCAGTTTGGCGAAGGTGGTGCGGGCACGTTCTCGGATGGCAAACTATATAGCCAGATCAAGGATCCGCGCTATCTCGGCCGCAAGGTGATCGCAGAGTTCATCAAGGCTGGCGCTCCGGAAGAGATTCAATACATCAGCAAGCCGCATATCGGCACTTTCCGTCTGGTGGGGATGGTCGAGCGCATGCGTGAAGAGATCCAGTCGCTGGGCGGCGAGATCCGGTTTCAGTGCAAAGTGACCGACTTTCTCCGCGAAGGCGATGCGATCAAGGGTGTCGTGCTGGAAAATGGCGAGACTTTGTATAGTGACCACGTCGTGCTGGCGCTGGGTCATAGCGCGCGCGATACCTTTGCCACTCTGCATGAGCGCGGCGTCTATATGGAAGCCAAACCATTTGCTGTTGGTTTCCGCATTGAGCATCCGCAATCCATGATCGACCGAGCACGCTTCGGTAAGCATGCAGGCAATGAGCTGCTGGGCGCTGCAGATTACAAGCTGGTGCATCACGCTGCCAACGGCCGCGCTGTGTATAGCTTCTGCATGTGTCCGGGCGGCACTGTGGTGGCAGCTGCATCCGAGCCAGGGCGTGTCGTGACCAATGGGATGAGTCAGTATTCGCGAAACGAGCGCAACGCCAATTCCGGTCTGGTGGTGAATGTCACACCAGAAGACTTTGGCTACGAAGGCGTGTTGGCTGGCGTCGAATTCCAGCGCAGGCTGGAAGAACATGCCTTTGAGCTAGGCGGTGGCACCTATGAAGCACCGGGGCAGCTGGTAGGTGATTTCCTGGCTGGTCGTCCTTCTACCAAACTGGGGAGTGTCGAACCATCGTACAAGCCCGGTATCAAGCTCGGTGATCTGAGCACAGCGCTGCCAGCTTTCGCTATCGAGGCCATGCGTGAAGCCTTACCTGCCTTTGGCAAGCAGATTCACGGCTATGATATGAACGATGCGATTTTGACTGGCGTAGAAACACGCACATCCTCGCCTGTACGGATCACACGTGGCGACGACTTCCAGAGCCTCAATACCAAGGGATTGTTCCCGGCTGGAGAGGGTGCTGGCTATGCCGGCGGAATCCTGTCTGCAGGGGTGGACGGTATCAAGGTAGCCGAGGCGGTGGCGAAGTCGATGCTGGGAATTCAATAA